Below is a window of Candidatus Zymogenaceae bacterium DNA.
CGAGGCTGATGAAACGTTTCGGCTTCTCGGACATCCAGGCCCAGGCGATCCTCGACATGCGCCTGGGACGGCTGACCTCCCTGGAAGTGGAGAAGGTACAAAAGGAATACCGCGAGATACTGGCCCTCATCGAGGAGCTGAAGAGGATACTGGCGGACGAGAGCGTCCTGATGGATGTGATTACCAAGGAGCTTTCTGAGATCAAGCGGGAATTCGCCGACGAGCGCAGGACGGAGATCCTCTCTAAGACAAAGGAGCTGACCATCGAGGACCTGGTGGCCCAGGAGGATATGATCGTCACCGTCACCCACAACAACTACATCAAGCGGACGCCCCTTTCCCAGTATCGGACCCAGAAGAGGGGGGGGAAGGGCGTCTCCGGCATGGATATATACGAAGGCGATTTCGTGGAACGGCTGTTCGTCGCCCAGACCCACGATCAGGTCCTCATCATCACGGACGCCGGGAGGGCGTACGGGCTGAAGGTCCACGAAATCCCCCAGGCGGGACGGGTCAGCCGGGGGCGATCGGCCTCGAATCTCGTCCAGATGCTCCCGGACGAGAAAATCGCGTCTATGCTGGTCATCAGTGATATCGCCGCGGACGACGAGTCGGTGGTGATGGCCTCCCGAAGCGGGATGATAAAGAAAACCACCGCCTCGGAGTTCAGGAACGCGAAGCACTCGGGTGTGGTGGCGATGGGGCTCGCGGATGACGACGTGCTGGTGGCGGCCCGGACCGTGTTTCAGGAGAAGAAGGACACGGTGGACGTCATCCTCGCCACCTCCCAGGGATGCGCCATCAGGTTTCCCGAGTCGGATATCCGGACCATGGGCAGGTCCGCCCAGGGGGTTCGGGGAATCAACCTTTCGGGGGACGACCGGGTAATCAGTATCGCCCTGGTGAACAAAAAGAAATACATCCTCACCGTCACCGAAAACGGCTTCGGGAAGCGATCGAAGCTCACCGAATACGGCACGACCCGCCGCGGGGGCAAGGGAATCATCACCATGAAGACCGGCGCGAAGACCGGGCCCGTGGTGGGTGTGCGTACGATCAACGACGACGATGAAGTGATGATGATCTCCAACAAGGGGATGTTTTTGAGGATGGACTCAAAAGACATCTCCATCATGGGCAGAAACACCCAGGGCGTGAAATTGATGAACCTGAAGTCGGGCGAGAACCTGTCCGGAATCGCCGTGCTGGCGGAGCGGGAGAATGGTGATGACCAATAGCAGCAGGACGTATCTTTTCACTTTCTTTTTGGCAGTGATGCTGCTGGTAGTCTCCTGCACGCAGGATCCGATGGAGAGTCAATATCGCCGCGGTGAGGCGCTGTTTGAGAAGGGTGAATTTTCCAGCGCCGTGGAGGTGTACAGGAAAATCGCCACCTACACCCCGGATTCCTCCTGGGCCCCCGAGGCCCTCTACCAGAGCGGCCTGGTCAATTATCTCTATTTGAAGGAATATGAAGAGGCCGTGGACGATTTCGCCCACCTGATCTACTATTATCCGAAGAACAAGAACGCCTTCGACGCCCAGGCGAAGATCGTTGAGATATACGTGAACAAGCTGGACGACCCGATGCAGGCGATCGTCGAGCTCAGGAAGCTCATTGAGAAATACCCGAACCGTGACGGCATGGACCAGTACCAATACATGCTGGCCCAGTGCTTCTTCCAACTGCGGGATTTCGACCAGGTCCGTCTTGAGTACCTGATTTTGCTCGACAGCTATCCGAACTCGGAGCTGGTCCCGGAAGTGTACTACAATATCGCCAGCACCTACTTCATCGAGGGCGGCGGGAAGCTTGAAAAGGCGGTAGAGTATTACCAGCGGGTGATCGACGAGTTCCCGGAGAGTGAATACGTTCATGACAGCCGATTTTATATCGCCGCCGCCGCCGAGGAGGCGGGGGACCTCGAGGAGGCGAAACGGCTCTACGAGGAGCTGCTTCCGACATACCCGAGTCCCCGGGTGGTGGAGCTGAGAATAGAGGGCATCAATGAAATACAGGAAAAAATGGCCTCACCCGCCCCGGAAAAGGCGTACCGGGGATTCTCGGAGCTTCCCGAAAAACGGACCGACAAGGATGCAGACGAGGAAGACGGTGATGACGAATGGATCAGCTCAGATGAGATCATCGTCATCGAGCGGGATGACGCGGACGACGGTGGGGAGTCCGGGGACGACACGGAGGTGACGGGGGACGGGATCGACGATGCGCCCCCCGCGGATTCCGAGACGGGCGGCGAATCCGAAGGCGACACGGGCGAGAAGAAAGAGGGGTTCAAGCTCTTTTAGATGGTTTCCGCAGGACGCCGGGCGGACATCGTAATACGAACGGGCGGTGTGTACGCATATGATAGGATGACGATAAACGGCGTGACGCGCCGAACGAAATACAGACCGGGAGCCTTTTTAAAAAGGCTCCCGGTTTTTTTTAACGGGGTATGGGAAGAAGATCAGGGAAGCTTGAGCAGTACGATTCCCTCGGGGTAGAGATATACCAGGATGATGTAGGTGATATAGAAGAGGACGTACACCGCTCCTTCGATCCGGGAAATCCGCCGCCGCGTCGCCACCACGGCGAAGAGCAGGATTGTCAGAAAGAGCATCACCGGGGTGTCGAACACCAGGATGCGCTCGGAGAGGGAGAAGGGTTTGATCAGCGCCGTGATGCCCCCCACGATCAGGAAATTGAAGATATTGCTGCCCAGGATGTTCCCGATGCTGATATCCCCCTCGCCCTTGATCGCCGCGATGATGGAGGTGACCAGCTCCGGCAGAGACGTGCCCAGCGCCACCACCGTGACCGCCACCACCGCCTCGGACACGCCGAAGCCGATGGCAAGGCCGGTGGCGCCCCGGACAAGAAAATCCGAGCCGCCGGCCAGCATGAAGATGCCCGCCGTG
It encodes the following:
- the gyrA gene encoding DNA gyrase subunit A, with protein sequence MTEKSQIAAINIEDEMKRSYIDYSMSVIIGRAIPDIRDGLKPVHRRILYAMYDLRNFHNEPYKKSARIVGDVIGKYHPHGDAAVYDTLVRMAQDFSMRHPTVDGQGNFGSVDGDSAAAMRYTEARMAKIAESLLADIEKDTVDFQPNYDETQSEPLVLPSRIPNLLLNGSSGIAVGMATNIPPHNLGELIDGIQAVIKDPDITVEKLIKHIPGPDFPTRGFIYGIDGIVQAYKTGRGRVLIRARAMIEEQPKTGKNAIVVTEIPYNVNKAKLIERIADLVKTKKLEGISDLRDESDRDGMRIVIELKKDVIPTIVLNQLYKTTPMETTFGIIMLSIVGGRPRILALKEMLLYFVEHRREVVTRRTRYDLARAEERAHILEGLVTALNNIDEVIEIIKTSKNQPDAKTRLMKRFGFSDIQAQAILDMRLGRLTSLEVEKVQKEYREILALIEELKRILADESVLMDVITKELSEIKREFADERRTEILSKTKELTIEDLVAQEDMIVTVTHNNYIKRTPLSQYRTQKRGGKGVSGMDIYEGDFVERLFVAQTHDQVLIITDAGRAYGLKVHEIPQAGRVSRGRSASNLVQMLPDEKIASMLVISDIAADDESVVMASRSGMIKKTTASEFRNAKHSGVVAMGLADDDVLVAARTVFQEKKDTVDVILATSQGCAIRFPESDIRTMGRSAQGVRGINLSGDDRVISIALVNKKKYILTVTENGFGKRSKLTEYGTTRRGGKGIITMKTGAKTGPVVGVRTINDDDEVMMISNKGMFLRMDSKDISIMGRNTQGVKLMNLKSGENLSGIAVLAERENGDDQ
- a CDS encoding tetratricopeptide repeat protein, translating into MTNSSRTYLFTFFLAVMLLVVSCTQDPMESQYRRGEALFEKGEFSSAVEVYRKIATYTPDSSWAPEALYQSGLVNYLYLKEYEEAVDDFAHLIYYYPKNKNAFDAQAKIVEIYVNKLDDPMQAIVELRKLIEKYPNRDGMDQYQYMLAQCFFQLRDFDQVRLEYLILLDSYPNSELVPEVYYNIASTYFIEGGGKLEKAVEYYQRVIDEFPESEYVHDSRFYIAAAAEEAGDLEEAKRLYEELLPTYPSPRVVELRIEGINEIQEKMASPAPEKAYRGFSELPEKRTDKDADEEDGDDEWISSDEIIVIERDDADDGGESGDDTEVTGDGIDDAPPADSETGGESEGDTGEKKEGFKLF